Genomic segment of Candidatus Hydrogenedentota bacterium:
ACCTGATCGGCGACAGCCGTCCTCAGGGTCCCCTCAAGCATTACTGGGGCGAAGCCGAGCGTTATGTGGGGGAAGACAAACCCTTCAGCCTCTTTCTGGCGATGGGGATTCCCTTCGAAGTGACGGACCAGATCGCAACGGATGGATGGACTTTCCTGGCCGATTTCGATGCGCGGAACCTGAGCGAGAAAGCACGCCAGACCACTGGCCAGCTCGTGTGCCGCGCCAGCGCGGGCCGGGTGCCCGAAGGCCTGCGCGCCGTGGACGAGTCCCTTGAGGGGCTGTGGGCGCTGAAGCGCGAGATGCTCCAAGCGGGCCTCGATGTGCCCCATGTGATCGACGAAAAGCCTGTGGTTTGCGCGTGGTATCCGGAAGTGGGCAGCGTGCTGCTCTGGAACCTGGGCGAGGGCAGAGAGACTTTTCAAGTGCGGTGGCGGGGGTCCAGTGTTCCGGTGGAGGTCGAAGGGCTTGGCGTTGGGATGGTGGGGCTGAGTTAGGGGCCGGGAGGGTTATGGGTCGTATGGGTCGTATGGGTCGTATGGGTCGTATGGGTCGTATGGGTCGTATGAGTCGTATGGGTCGTATGGGTCGTATGGAGTTCTGGGTCCGGTTGGCCCCCAAGTGCTAACCCAGTAGCATTTCCCTTGACAAGCCGCAGCAAGTGCTATATCCTTAGCACATGGCCGCCGTATGGGCGCGGTCTGCGGCTGTTAAGGAATCTATCACCATGAACAAATCTACCCCCCTCGATCTCGGGCGGCGCGAGCGCCAGATTATGGAGGCCGTCTATGCCTGCGGCCAGGCCTCCGTCACCGACGTGCTGGAGGCCATCCCCGACCCGCCCAGCTACTCCACCGTGCGGGCCATCCTCAATTCCCTTGAAGAAAAGGGCCACCTCCAGCGGAAGAAACTCGGCAAGAAATTTCTCTACGTACCCACGGTCTCCCCCGAGAATGCGCGACACTCTGTACTCAAGCGGATGGTCAGCACCTTCTTCAATGGGTCCGCCGCCCAGGCCGCCGCGTCCCTCATCGAGATGGATGTAAACAAACTCAGCAACGACGATCTCGACCGGCTGTCGGCCCTGATCGAGGAAGCCAAGCAGAAGGGGCGCTGACCATGTGGAATCTACTCCAGGACGAATTGGGCGGCGGCGTGTGGCCGCGCCTGCTGGTGGCGCTGGTGGACACCGGGGCCAAAGGGCTTATCCTGATGGCTGCGGCAGGCCTGGCCGCGGCGGCACTGCGACGCAACGCCGCCGCGGCACGACACCTCGTGTGGATGCTGGCCCTGTGTGGGTTGCTGATCCTGCCCGTGGTGTCGCTGATGATGCCGAAGTGGACCCTTCCTATTCTGCCTGCGATTGAGGCCCCCGCCGTGGCGCCGATTGCCGCTACGCCGCCAATCGCGACGGCACCCGCAGCACCCGTTGTCGTTTCGACGCCCATGACCGAAATCGCGCCAGTGGCACCCAATGTCATCCCCCCTGCGGCACGCAGCGAGCGGCCAGCCGCGCCAATCGACGCAACGCCGCCTGAATCCGCGCAAGCCCCGATGAACTACGGCGTATGGCTGCTGGCAACGTGGCTCTCTTTCGCCCTGCTCTCCCTCGCGCCCTTCGCCGCAGGGGTCGTGGCCGTCGCGCGCATGCGCCGCCGCGCTGAAGCCTTTTCCGAGGGCGACCTCCAGGCGCTGGCCACCGCCCTAGGCCGATGCATCGGCCTGAAG
This window contains:
- a CDS encoding BlaI/MecI/CopY family transcriptional regulator; translated protein: MNKSTPLDLGRRERQIMEAVYACGQASVTDVLEAIPDPPSYSTVRAILNSLEEKGHLQRKKLGKKFLYVPTVSPENARHSVLKRMVSTFFNGSAAQAAASLIEMDVNKLSNDDLDRLSALIEEAKQKGR